From the Polynucleobacter sp. MWH-UH35A genome, one window contains:
- a CDS encoding peptidylprolyl isomerase, producing the protein MLCVNRFKQISVLAMFLGCGFFANTAFAQDSAKTNAATENKIRNIDGVAAVVNTGFVTRKEIDDRIAALKKQGVKLPEDGSLRKVILDRLILEKIQLQNAEQEGIKVTNKELEKIIGDIAAKNKLSYAEFKAKVIASGSTFERYKEMLRDDIVVTRYREREVEGKLKISDAEIDNFIAERTRAMTSGGAPRSAPAAKGELEEIDVAQIFIPVDVGAGAGAQADAKKKADALLRDARGDVDFLQLGAMAAKENPKIKFQELGYRTPDRLPQIFYEAIRNTGGGQVANAVVKSPAGYHVLKVLDRRAAGASPPSQQASAPDAGSPTPQNIPITQTLSRHILLRSRPGLTDQDAERRLQGYRDQVRAKTADFADLAKKYSEDGSAANGGELGWMSPGDLVPEFEQAMNRLQIGEVSNPVKSEFGWHLIQVLDRREGQLTVEKQRQFARAAIRERKFEQAYQEWMRELRDNATVKILNVDDAASAAPR; encoded by the coding sequence ATGCTTTGTGTGAATCGTTTTAAACAAATTAGTGTCTTGGCCATGTTTCTTGGCTGTGGATTCTTTGCGAATACCGCATTTGCTCAAGATTCGGCAAAGACAAATGCCGCTACAGAAAACAAGATTCGTAATATTGATGGTGTTGCAGCAGTGGTCAACACCGGTTTTGTAACACGCAAAGAGATTGATGACCGAATCGCTGCATTAAAAAAGCAAGGCGTGAAGTTGCCTGAAGATGGGTCGCTACGAAAAGTCATTTTAGATCGGTTGATCTTAGAAAAAATTCAACTGCAAAATGCCGAGCAAGAAGGAATAAAGGTCACCAATAAAGAGTTAGAGAAAATTATTGGCGATATTGCTGCTAAGAACAAGTTAAGTTATGCAGAATTCAAAGCTAAAGTGATTGCTTCTGGAAGCACATTTGAGCGCTACAAAGAAATGTTGCGAGATGATATTGTTGTGACTCGCTATCGCGAGCGCGAGGTTGAAGGCAAGCTCAAAATATCCGATGCTGAAATCGATAATTTCATTGCTGAACGCACCCGAGCCATGACCTCAGGCGGGGCGCCACGATCTGCTCCTGCAGCTAAGGGAGAATTGGAAGAGATTGATGTAGCGCAAATATTTATTCCGGTCGATGTTGGCGCAGGTGCAGGTGCGCAAGCGGATGCCAAAAAGAAGGCTGATGCCTTATTGCGCGATGCACGTGGAGATGTTGATTTCTTGCAGCTTGGTGCAATGGCTGCTAAAGAAAATCCAAAGATTAAGTTTCAAGAATTGGGCTACCGCACTCCGGATCGTTTGCCGCAAATATTTTATGAGGCCATTCGTAATACTGGCGGCGGCCAAGTTGCAAATGCGGTTGTGAAAAGCCCCGCTGGCTACCATGTGTTGAAGGTTTTAGATCGCCGTGCAGCTGGCGCTAGCCCACCCTCACAGCAAGCGTCTGCACCAGATGCAGGCTCACCTACCCCACAAAATATTCCGATTACCCAAACTTTATCTCGTCATATTTTGCTAAGAAGTCGTCCAGGATTAACCGATCAGGATGCCGAAAGGCGTCTGCAGGGATATCGTGATCAGGTTCGTGCTAAGACTGCTGACTTTGCTGACCTAGCTAAAAAATATTCTGAAGATGGTTCGGCTGCCAATGGTGGCGAACTGGGTTGGATGAGCCCTGGCGATTTGGTTCCTGAATTCGAGCAGGCCATGAATCGCTTGCAAATTGGTGAGGTTAGCAATCCAGTGAAATCAGAATTTGGCTGGCATTTGATCCAGGTGCTTGATCGCCGCGAAGGCCAGCTTACTGTTGAAAAGCAACGTCAGTTTGCGCGTGCAGCTATCCGCGAGAGAAAGTTTGAACAAGCCTATCAAGAATGGATGCGCGAGCTTCGTGATAATGCAACTGTAAAAATTCTGAACGTGGACGATGCAGCAAGCGCCGCACCTCGTTAA
- a CDS encoding LPS-assembly protein LptD, with translation MSHYRRRAGLCASLFLHVTLRVMMGVALLQFALCGRAQAPAPLPANAQSNANSVLLPDRGNVTVLKLDDQLRVGKPIGDGEALTFTSSDSIDGVVNRDMHLKGRAQIRRNGGVIKADEITYNPDTDVADLLGNAELSKGNITFKGPKGTFKVDAREGSMDTAAYELRDNGGNGTANKLTIQNADVFVFDKATYTTCTPQNMDWYFTASTLEIDNEQKEMVGTHGVMRFFDVPIAYVPYFTAPTGGQRRTGLLAPVAGYNSNNGLDITQPYYVNIAPNRDLLLLPRYMNHRGAMLGAQYRFLDTQYSGTAMGEYMSYDKKTGTSRWKYDWQQRQVFSGGVGPGGIPMPGSWSGYANMSRVSDNLYPTDFSQSIAGSVTSQFRQEVGTSKGLTGSLSNWVVSARALTFQTLQPDPTVTVQAPYNVMPNISAAYNNRLTPAVADTSGKYVTLPTGPATTFSADYTRFAYNIGGNLAATAPGVYSQADRTVVKGAMALPQVTPGYYITPKLSFQSNMYNATPFTTGGAPVAQGFTIPTFSLDSGLAFERDASELKGFFGRDMLLTMEPRAFYVYTPFQSQAQTPLFDTADAGFGVSQIFSENTFIGNDRIADNNAATLGLTSRMIEANTGAERANVTLAQKQQFTGQRVGLNGTIVNPTTYSDTLGSGSVRLLGNFSADVFGQYNTQLNRFVQTTVGGSWRPTQGRSLNFGYRNVWSPPVQASVQNNQTFVPSSTTTDQYNISGQWPITREVSVLGRWGYDALTTKTLNTLVALEWSRDCWTFRGAYSQVLNTSQITTTQVLFQVEFRGFASAGSNPVDIMKLNVPGYMPTSKPIPPSIYENYQ, from the coding sequence ATGAGTCATTATCGCCGTCGCGCTGGCCTTTGCGCTTCTCTTTTTTTGCATGTAACCCTGCGCGTGATGATGGGGGTGGCATTGCTTCAATTTGCCCTCTGCGGACGTGCTCAAGCACCCGCCCCTTTGCCTGCAAATGCGCAGTCGAATGCGAATAGCGTTTTATTGCCAGATCGCGGAAATGTCACCGTTTTAAAGTTGGATGATCAACTTCGGGTTGGCAAGCCTATTGGTGATGGAGAGGCTCTCACTTTTACCTCAAGCGATTCAATTGATGGGGTAGTTAATCGCGATATGCATCTAAAGGGGCGTGCTCAAATTCGCCGTAATGGCGGAGTGATTAAAGCTGATGAGATTACATACAATCCCGACACTGATGTTGCTGATTTATTAGGGAATGCCGAACTTTCAAAAGGGAACATTACCTTTAAGGGGCCTAAGGGAACTTTCAAAGTTGATGCACGAGAAGGTTCTATGGATACGGCGGCATATGAATTGCGCGATAACGGTGGTAACGGAACTGCAAATAAATTAACGATTCAAAATGCGGATGTATTTGTGTTTGATAAAGCGACTTACACAACATGTACACCGCAAAACATGGATTGGTATTTTACGGCTAGCACTTTAGAAATTGATAATGAACAAAAAGAAATGGTTGGCACGCATGGTGTGATGCGTTTCTTTGATGTGCCAATTGCTTATGTTCCGTATTTCACAGCACCTACGGGTGGACAGCGTCGCACAGGCTTGCTTGCTCCAGTTGCTGGCTATAACTCAAATAATGGCCTTGATATTACTCAGCCTTACTACGTCAATATTGCTCCTAACCGTGATCTTCTTTTATTGCCTCGCTATATGAATCATCGTGGTGCAATGCTTGGTGCTCAATATCGTTTCTTGGATACTCAATATTCTGGAACTGCGATGGGCGAATACATGTCGTACGATAAGAAAACGGGTACCAGTCGTTGGAAATATGACTGGCAGCAAAGACAGGTATTTAGTGGCGGTGTCGGGCCTGGTGGCATTCCAATGCCAGGCTCCTGGTCTGGCTATGCGAATATGTCCCGCGTCTCTGACAACTTATACCCAACCGATTTCTCACAGAGTATTGCTGGATCAGTAACCAGTCAGTTTCGCCAAGAGGTTGGAACCTCCAAAGGTTTGACAGGAAGCTTGAGTAATTGGGTGGTATCCGCAAGAGCGTTAACGTTTCAGACTTTGCAGCCGGATCCCACCGTCACAGTTCAGGCGCCATACAACGTCATGCCAAATATTTCTGCTGCCTATAACAATCGCCTGACACCAGCGGTAGCAGATACAAGCGGTAAGTATGTAACTTTGCCAACTGGCCCTGCAACCACTTTTTCGGCGGACTACACTCGATTCGCCTATAACATTGGTGGAAATTTAGCAGCTACAGCTCCTGGTGTATACAGTCAAGCGGATAGAACGGTAGTTAAAGGCGCTATGGCTTTGCCGCAAGTGACGCCAGGTTATTACATCACGCCAAAATTGAGCTTTCAATCAAACATGTATAACGCCACTCCATTTACTACAGGTGGTGCACCAGTCGCTCAAGGTTTTACTATCCCAACGTTTAGCCTGGATTCTGGGTTGGCCTTCGAAAGGGATGCCTCAGAGTTGAAAGGTTTCTTTGGGCGCGATATGTTGTTGACTATGGAGCCACGCGCTTTTTATGTCTACACACCATTTCAGAGTCAGGCACAGACCCCTTTATTTGATACCGCAGACGCTGGCTTTGGTGTTTCACAAATCTTTAGTGAAAATACCTTTATTGGTAATGACCGTATTGCAGATAACAACGCTGCCACACTGGGTTTAACGAGCCGCATGATCGAAGCCAATACTGGAGCAGAGCGCGCTAACGTCACTCTTGCCCAAAAGCAGCAGTTCACCGGACAGCGAGTTGGTTTAAATGGCACGATTGTGAATCCAACTACTTATTCGGATACCTTGGGTTCTGGTTCGGTTCGCTTGCTTGGAAATTTCAGTGCGGATGTATTTGGTCAATACAACACTCAACTTAATCGCTTTGTTCAAACCACTGTTGGTGGTAGTTGGCGTCCAACGCAAGGCAGAAGTTTAAATTTTGGCTATCGGAATGTTTGGTCACCCCCCGTACAAGCATCGGTGCAAAATAATCAAACATTTGTACCTTCATCTACCACTACTGACCAATACAATATTTCAGGTCAATGGCCAATTACCAGAGAGGTTTCTGTTCTAGGTCGCTGGGGCTACGATGCCTTGACCACCAAGACCCTGAACACCTTAGTGGCCTTAGAGTGGAGTAGGGACTGCTGGACCTTCCGCGGGGCTTACTCTCAAGTCTTAAATACTTCACAAATAACCACCACCCAGGTGCTCTTCCAGGTCGAATTTAGGGGCTTTGCTAGCGCAGGAAGCAATCCAGTTGATATCATGAAACTAAATGTTCCTGGATATATGCCAACCTCTAAGCCTATACCACCTTCAATATACGAGAACTATCAATAA
- a CDS encoding aminoglycoside phosphotransferase family protein, translating to MTDSRLNTLRNWLKALEASWQLDLDTLVPASADASFRRYFRIASKMPNFGTLIVMDAPPQHEPLDTFIKVDLLLSEAGLNVPKILEQNLAEGFLLLNDLGTKTYLAELNNETADHLYKDATHALVQMQQASKPNVLPNYDEALLQRELDLFPEWYLKKHLHIELNEQQTEQLKKSFALIIENNLAQAKVYVHRDYHSRNLMLTEKNNPGVIDFQDAVYGPITYDAASLWRDAYIAWPEERVIDWVIKFWEEGRKAGLPMPDDFGQFYRDFEWMGLQRHLKVLGIFSRLFHRDGKDGYLKDIPLVLEYAIACANRYIELKPLARILESTRSNKE from the coding sequence ATGACTGACTCACGCTTAAACACCCTCCGCAACTGGCTAAAAGCCCTAGAAGCTAGCTGGCAATTAGATCTTGACACTTTGGTGCCAGCCTCCGCTGATGCCAGCTTTCGGCGCTATTTTCGAATTGCGTCAAAAATGCCCAATTTTGGGACTTTGATTGTTATGGATGCCCCGCCCCAACATGAGCCTTTGGATACCTTTATTAAGGTTGATTTATTGCTCTCAGAGGCAGGTTTAAATGTGCCAAAAATCCTCGAGCAAAATCTTGCTGAAGGCTTCTTGCTATTGAACGATTTAGGAACAAAGACCTATCTAGCCGAACTGAATAATGAAACTGCTGATCATCTTTACAAAGATGCGACTCATGCATTAGTTCAAATGCAACAGGCAAGTAAGCCTAATGTTTTACCAAATTATGACGAAGCACTCTTACAGCGTGAGCTAGATTTATTTCCGGAATGGTATTTAAAGAAACATCTCCACATTGAGCTCAATGAACAACAAACAGAACAATTAAAAAAATCGTTTGCACTCATTATTGAGAATAATTTGGCACAAGCTAAAGTCTATGTTCATCGCGATTACCATTCGCGAAATTTAATGTTGACTGAAAAAAATAATCCTGGAGTAATCGACTTCCAGGATGCGGTATACGGACCCATCACCTATGATGCTGCTTCATTGTGGCGCGATGCTTATATTGCATGGCCAGAAGAACGGGTGATTGACTGGGTAATCAAGTTTTGGGAGGAAGGACGTAAGGCTGGATTGCCTATGCCAGATGATTTTGGACAGTTCTATCGTGATTTTGAATGGATGGGATTGCAGCGCCATCTTAAGGTTCTTGGCATCTTCTCCAGACTCTTTCATCGTGATGGCAAAGATGGTTACCTTAAAGATATTCCTTTGGTGCTTGAATACGCAATTGCCTGTGCGAATCGATACATCGAACTAAAGCCTTTGGCCCGAATTCTGGAATCTACTCGTTCCAATAAAGAATAG
- the murU gene encoding N-acetylmuramate alpha-1-phosphate uridylyltransferase MurU has product MSKRNPIPCFLLAAGRGERMRPLTDTLPKPLLSIQNKSLLAWHLEALAKANIQEVVINHAWLGEKIETALGNGKQFGLNIQYSAEVSALETAGGICKALPLIAPENYFLVINGDVFSPNLPIAQILKTAAKMQMDANKPLAHLLMVPNPVQHPEGDFYLQGSTVTSTGSADAKKLTFSGIGIYHKDLFKDLEFGAPAKLAPLLRTAMEQNKVSGEKYLGPWHDVGTPQRLQELNAAYE; this is encoded by the coding sequence ATGAGTAAGCGCAATCCCATTCCCTGCTTTTTACTTGCTGCTGGTAGAGGTGAGCGCATGCGTCCACTCACAGATACGCTACCTAAACCACTGCTCAGCATTCAGAATAAATCGTTGCTGGCATGGCATCTAGAGGCTCTAGCAAAAGCAAATATTCAAGAGGTTGTGATTAACCATGCCTGGTTAGGGGAGAAGATTGAAACAGCCCTAGGCAACGGCAAACAATTTGGTCTCAATATCCAATACTCCGCAGAAGTCAGCGCTCTAGAAACGGCTGGCGGAATCTGCAAAGCGCTACCTCTTATTGCGCCGGAAAACTATTTCCTGGTAATCAATGGAGATGTCTTTAGTCCAAACCTGCCTATTGCCCAGATACTGAAAACTGCAGCCAAAATGCAAATGGATGCGAATAAACCATTGGCTCACTTATTGATGGTCCCAAATCCCGTTCAACACCCCGAAGGTGATTTTTACCTCCAAGGCTCCACGGTCACAAGCACTGGCTCTGCTGACGCTAAAAAACTCACTTTTTCAGGAATTGGGATTTATCACAAAGACCTCTTTAAAGACTTAGAATTTGGAGCGCCTGCGAAGCTTGCACCATTACTAAGGACAGCAATGGAGCAAAATAAAGTGTCTGGTGAAAAATATCTCGGTCCATGGCACGATGTAGGTACACCACAACGCTTACAAGAGCTCAACGCAGCGTATGAATAA
- a CDS encoding aminopeptidase P N-terminal domain-containing protein yields MNKTNIYQVRRNKLAEQIFAKTGGGIAVISTAPELARNRDSEFPYRHDSDFYYLTGFDEPGATLVMHIESSGKGFQLQSHLFCRPKDPEREIWDGVRLGPEAAPKVLGIEYAHSNHELDRKLADLLADQDAVYVRLAESAEADRRLRHWMKQVRGQARSGVNPPSEFHDVEALIHEMRLFKDPHEIDIMRRAAAISARAHIRAMQICKPGMREYQLEAELLHEFRNSGSQSVAYNSIVAGGANSCILHYRAGSTELRSGELCLIDAGCELDGYASDITRTFPVNGQFTGPQRALYEITLAAQEAAIAMTKPGNTFMQPHEAALTVLTQGLLDEKLLKLSELGSLDNAIETGAYRRFYMHRTSHWLGMDVHDVGSYREVSQNSSCADKPWRILKSGMVITVEPGLYIRPADDIDETFWNIGIRIEDDAVLNDSGCELISRGVPVKADEIEALMKNA; encoded by the coding sequence ATGAATAAAACGAATATTTATCAGGTTCGTAGAAACAAATTAGCAGAACAAATCTTTGCCAAGACGGGCGGGGGTATTGCTGTCATCTCAACTGCCCCTGAGCTTGCTCGTAACCGCGATAGCGAATTTCCTTATCGTCATGACAGCGACTTTTATTACTTAACAGGTTTTGATGAGCCAGGCGCTACGCTAGTGATGCACATTGAATCCAGTGGGAAAGGCTTCCAACTTCAATCTCACTTATTTTGCAGACCTAAGGATCCTGAACGTGAAATCTGGGATGGCGTCCGTTTGGGGCCCGAAGCAGCGCCAAAAGTGCTGGGAATTGAATATGCTCATAGCAACCATGAGTTAGATCGAAAGTTAGCTGATTTATTGGCTGATCAAGATGCCGTCTACGTCCGCCTTGCCGAAAGTGCAGAAGCAGATAGGCGCTTGCGTCATTGGATGAAACAAGTGCGAGGTCAAGCGCGCTCAGGGGTAAACCCACCTTCAGAATTTCATGATGTTGAGGCACTCATTCATGAAATGCGCTTATTTAAAGACCCTCATGAAATCGACATCATGCGTCGTGCAGCAGCCATCTCTGCTCGCGCCCATATTCGCGCAATGCAAATTTGCAAACCTGGCATGCGTGAATATCAACTTGAAGCTGAATTGCTGCATGAGTTCCGCAATAGCGGATCGCAGAGCGTGGCATACAACAGCATTGTTGCTGGCGGCGCAAATTCTTGCATCCTTCACTATCGTGCAGGCTCAACCGAGTTACGTAGCGGCGAACTTTGTTTGATTGATGCTGGCTGCGAATTAGATGGCTATGCATCCGATATCACGCGCACCTTTCCAGTCAATGGCCAATTTACCGGCCCGCAACGCGCTCTATATGAAATCACTTTAGCAGCACAGGAAGCTGCAATTGCCATGACAAAACCCGGCAATACTTTTATGCAACCCCATGAGGCAGCATTGACAGTGCTTACCCAAGGCTTGCTCGATGAAAAACTACTCAAACTTTCAGAATTGGGTTCTCTAGATAACGCCATTGAAACTGGCGCTTATCGTCGCTTCTATATGCACCGCACCTCACATTGGCTAGGCATGGATGTGCATGATGTAGGTTCATATCGCGAAGTTAGCCAAAATTCATCTTGCGCAGATAAGCCATGGCGTATCTTGAAAAGCGGCATGGTTATTACTGTTGAGCCCGGGCTCTATATCAGACCCGCAGATGATATTGATGAAACATTTTGGAATATCGGCATTCGCATTGAGGATGACGCTGTACTCAATGATTCTGGATGTGAATTGATTTCTCGTGGCGTGCCCGTCAAAGCCGATGAGATTGAAGCGCTCATGAAAAACGCTTAA
- a CDS encoding FAD-dependent monooxygenase, translated as MTSSNCDILIQGGGPVGLACAAWILQKFPEANITLLDRNSVNDDDLAQADSRGIALSHGSKLLLDTIHAWPKESAPIHRVHVSQAGRFGRALMTREELNQDALGHIIRYRDIHLTLRKALRALQTKSPNFTWEQIQNDAEESQIHAKCIVHAEGGLFKKQDWVESGRDYGQSALVGLVEVEKAEPHQAWERFTAEGPLAVLPSHYGANVLNLVWCGSPESSQHRLQLADAEFLHELQNEFGSRIGRFQKIQDRRLYELGLNYRKEITKDNEVWIGNAAQTLHPVAGQGLNLGLRDAFLLAEKLVGVFSGPRENQSPTDVQNALQEYAQSRKADRATTIGLTDFMARIFTSNLAPIVMARGLALSALQWLPPVKTALARQMMFGRR; from the coding sequence ATGACTTCATCTAATTGCGATATTTTGATTCAAGGCGGCGGTCCTGTTGGGCTTGCTTGTGCAGCCTGGATCTTGCAAAAATTTCCTGAGGCAAACATCACATTGCTTGATCGCAATTCTGTCAACGATGATGACTTAGCTCAAGCAGATAGCCGCGGAATTGCCCTCTCACACGGCAGCAAACTGTTGCTTGATACGATTCACGCATGGCCAAAAGAATCTGCTCCGATACATCGTGTGCATGTTTCACAAGCAGGGCGCTTTGGCCGAGCACTAATGACGCGCGAAGAACTCAATCAAGACGCCCTTGGGCACATTATTCGCTATCGTGATATCCATCTCACTCTTCGCAAAGCTTTACGCGCTCTACAAACAAAAAGTCCAAACTTTACTTGGGAGCAGATTCAGAACGACGCCGAAGAAAGTCAGATCCATGCGAAATGCATTGTGCATGCTGAAGGTGGTTTATTTAAAAAACAGGATTGGGTTGAGTCAGGACGCGACTATGGTCAGTCAGCATTAGTGGGATTGGTTGAGGTAGAAAAGGCAGAGCCCCACCAAGCATGGGAACGCTTTACAGCCGAGGGTCCTTTAGCGGTTTTACCAAGCCACTATGGCGCCAATGTATTAAATCTAGTTTGGTGCGGCTCGCCAGAATCGTCACAGCATCGTTTACAGCTGGCAGATGCAGAGTTCTTGCATGAATTACAAAATGAATTTGGTTCACGCATTGGAAGGTTTCAAAAAATTCAAGATCGTCGTCTATACGAGCTTGGCTTGAACTATCGCAAAGAAATTACTAAAGACAATGAAGTTTGGATCGGTAATGCAGCCCAAACGTTGCACCCAGTCGCAGGCCAAGGTTTAAATCTGGGATTACGAGATGCATTTTTGTTAGCAGAAAAACTGGTTGGCGTATTTTCCGGGCCGCGAGAAAACCAATCTCCAACGGATGTGCAAAATGCACTTCAGGAATATGCTCAAAGTCGTAAAGCTGATAGAGCAACCACAATTGGACTGACGGACTTCATGGCTCGGATATTCACCTCCAATCTAGCCCCAATTGTGATGGCCCGCGGATTGGCTTTATCGGCCCTCCAGTGGCTTCCACCAGTTAAAACAGCCTTAGCACGCCAGATGATGTTTGGCAGGCGCTAA
- the dusB gene encoding tRNA dihydrouridine synthase DusB, with the protein MNIGPHLLANRLFVAPMAGVTDRPFRQLCKKLGAGYAVSEMVASNALLWKSEKTQRRANHVGEFKPIAVQIAGADPAMMATAAKINVDHGAQIIDINMGCPAKKVCNVAAGSALLRDEPLVQQILEAVVNAVGTGPNAIPVTLKIRTGWDREHKNAIEIARLAEQSGISMLTVHGRTRADLYHGEAEYETITAVKSSVAIPVVANGDINSPEKAEQVLKTTGADAIMIGRAAQGRPWIFREIHHYLETGGKLPTPEINEIQAIMNAHLLDHYEFYGEHIGLRTARKHIGWYCKGLRDSHAFRQRMNTADDCKTQLQMVNDYFDEMKSHSDRLLFLEAA; encoded by the coding sequence ATGAATATTGGCCCTCACCTCCTCGCAAATAGACTATTTGTGGCCCCTATGGCAGGGGTCACGGATCGCCCATTTAGGCAGCTTTGCAAGAAATTAGGCGCCGGATATGCCGTTTCTGAAATGGTGGCCTCCAATGCCCTGCTTTGGAAAAGCGAAAAGACCCAACGTCGGGCCAACCATGTTGGTGAATTCAAACCGATTGCAGTTCAAATTGCCGGGGCTGATCCCGCAATGATGGCAACTGCAGCAAAAATCAACGTAGATCATGGCGCACAGATTATTGACATCAACATGGGTTGTCCTGCCAAAAAAGTTTGCAACGTTGCTGCAGGCTCAGCTTTATTGCGCGACGAACCATTAGTACAGCAAATTCTCGAAGCAGTTGTAAATGCTGTTGGCACTGGGCCGAATGCAATACCTGTTACTTTAAAAATTCGGACTGGCTGGGATCGTGAGCATAAGAATGCGATCGAGATTGCACGTCTTGCAGAGCAATCTGGCATCTCCATGCTCACTGTTCATGGTCGCACAAGAGCAGATTTGTATCACGGTGAAGCCGAATATGAAACGATCACCGCAGTCAAAAGTAGTGTGGCTATTCCCGTGGTTGCCAACGGCGATATCAATAGTCCAGAAAAGGCTGAGCAAGTTTTAAAGACCACCGGCGCTGATGCCATCATGATTGGCAGAGCTGCCCAAGGTCGCCCTTGGATCTTTCGTGAAATTCACCACTATCTTGAAACTGGTGGCAAGCTGCCAACCCCAGAGATCAATGAGATTCAGGCCATCATGAATGCCCATCTCTTAGATCACTATGAGTTTTATGGGGAGCACATCGGCCTTCGTACCGCCCGTAAACATATCGGCTGGTACTGCAAGGGTTTACGTGACTCGCATGCTTTCCGTCAGCGCATGAATACTGCCGACGACTGCAAGACCCAACTTCAAATGGTCAATGATTATTTTGACGAAATGAAATCCCATTCTGACCGCTTGTTATTTTTAGAGGCGGCGTAG
- a CDS encoding helix-turn-helix domain-containing protein, with the protein MTNKHPITECIETQLQGYLNDLKGTAPTDIYQMVLAVVEKPMLELVMQHAKHNQSLAAQYLGINRNTLHKKLVEHQLLK; encoded by the coding sequence ATGACCAATAAGCACCCGATTACCGAATGTATTGAAACCCAGTTGCAAGGCTATCTAAATGACCTCAAGGGAACAGCGCCGACCGATATCTATCAAATGGTATTGGCCGTTGTGGAAAAACCAATGTTGGAACTCGTGATGCAGCATGCAAAACACAATCAATCCTTGGCCGCCCAATACCTTGGCATCAATCGCAATACTCTTCACAAGAAACTCGTTGAGCATCAACTTCTGAAATAA